A single region of the Bacteroidota bacterium genome encodes:
- a CDS encoding DUF177 domain-containing protein → MKLGLHHFNFELEEQFFSHFEGSEVSKGKVFIDLEFDKKERLFVLKFDVSGTISTDCDRCGQPFDMPIHGNHILYVKLGDKREEDVDNEEVIWIPESESVLDLAEIIYEFVHLSLPIKRLHPDLRNGEPGCDPEILKLLGSMPDETDNNNENNDPRWDILNNLNTN, encoded by the coding sequence ATGAAGCTGGGATTGCACCACTTCAACTTCGAACTGGAGGAGCAATTTTTCAGCCATTTTGAAGGCAGCGAAGTAAGCAAGGGCAAGGTTTTCATCGACCTTGAGTTTGATAAAAAGGAGCGTTTATTTGTTCTTAAGTTTGATGTTTCAGGAACAATTTCCACCGATTGCGACCGCTGTGGTCAGCCGTTTGATATGCCGATACATGGTAATCATATACTGTATGTTAAACTGGGTGACAAACGGGAAGAGGATGTAGACAATGAGGAGGTAATCTGGATACCCGAAAGTGAGTCGGTGCTTGACTTAGCAGAAATCATTTATGAATTTGTGCATTTGAGTCTGCCGATAAAACGCCTTCACCCTGATTTACGCAATGGTGAACCCGGCTGTGATCCTGAAATATTGAAATTGTTGGGTTCTATGCCTGATGAAACAGATAACAACAATGAGAATAATGACCCACGCTGGGATATTTTAAATAATTTGAATACAAATTAA
- the rpmF gene encoding 50S ribosomal protein L32 codes for MPNPKRRHSKQRTLTRRNHHGADMPNVSNCPNCGAPVLRHRVCSDCGNYRGKIAIEKKA; via the coding sequence ATGCCAAATCCAAAACGACGCCATTCGAAACAAAGAACTTTGACGCGCCGCAACCATCACGGAGCAGATATGCCAAACGTTTCTAATTGTCCAAACTGTGGCGCACCGGTGTTACGTCATCGTGTTTGCTCTGATTGTGGAAACTACAGAGGAAAAATTGCTATCGAGAAAAAAGCTTAA